A stretch of the Mycobacterium shigaense genome encodes the following:
- a CDS encoding NAD(P)/FAD-dependent oxidoreductase, with protein sequence MSRHRVVIIGSGFGGLNAAKALKRADVDVTLISKTTTHLFQPLLYQVATGILSEGEIAPATRLILQRQKNVQVLLGEVTGIDITANTVTSTLMGMETVTPFDSLIVAAGAQQSYFGNDQFATYAPGMKTIDDALELRGRILSAFEAAEFTHDPAERQRRLTFVVVGAGPTGVEVAGQIKELAHRTLKQAFRTIEPRDCRVILLDAAPTVLPPMGEKLGLKAQHRLEEMGVEVQLNAMVDDVDYMGITIREKDGTKRRIECACKVWAAGVQASSLGKIIADQSDGTEVDRAGRVIVEPDLTVKGHPNVFIVGDLMSVPEVPGMAQGAIQGARYAATLIKHTVQGTDDPANRKPFTYFDKGSMATISRFSAVAQVGKLEFGGFIAWLAWLGLHLLYLVGFKNRFTTVVAWFITFLGDGRSQMAITNQMMYARVVTNWVESQTQEPATQAANPPVEQRAG encoded by the coding sequence ATGTCGCGCCATCGCGTCGTCATCATCGGTAGTGGATTCGGCGGGCTGAATGCCGCCAAGGCGCTCAAGCGCGCCGACGTCGACGTCACCCTCATCTCGAAGACGACCACCCACTTGTTCCAGCCGCTGCTGTATCAGGTGGCCACCGGCATCCTGTCCGAGGGCGAGATCGCGCCGGCCACCCGCCTGATTCTGCAGCGGCAGAAAAACGTCCAGGTGTTACTGGGCGAGGTCACCGGCATCGACATCACGGCCAACACCGTGACGTCGACATTGATGGGCATGGAGACGGTGACACCCTTCGACAGCCTCATCGTGGCCGCGGGCGCCCAGCAGTCCTACTTCGGCAACGACCAGTTCGCGACGTACGCGCCCGGCATGAAGACCATCGACGACGCCCTGGAGTTACGCGGGCGAATCCTCAGCGCGTTCGAGGCCGCGGAGTTCACCCACGATCCGGCCGAGCGCCAGCGCCGGCTGACGTTCGTCGTCGTGGGCGCGGGCCCCACCGGAGTCGAGGTAGCGGGACAGATCAAGGAACTCGCCCACCGCACCCTCAAGCAAGCGTTCCGCACCATCGAGCCCCGCGACTGCCGGGTCATCCTACTCGACGCCGCGCCCACGGTGTTGCCGCCGATGGGCGAGAAGCTGGGCCTCAAGGCACAGCACCGGCTAGAGGAAATGGGTGTCGAGGTCCAGCTCAACGCGATGGTCGACGACGTGGACTACATGGGCATCACGATCAGGGAAAAGGACGGCACGAAGCGCCGCATCGAGTGCGCGTGCAAGGTCTGGGCGGCCGGCGTCCAAGCCAGCTCGCTGGGCAAGATCATCGCCGACCAGTCCGACGGCACCGAGGTCGACCGCGCCGGACGAGTCATCGTCGAGCCCGATCTGACGGTCAAGGGCCACCCCAACGTCTTCATCGTCGGCGACTTGATGTCGGTTCCCGAAGTCCCCGGCATGGCCCAGGGCGCGATCCAGGGCGCGCGCTACGCCGCCACGTTGATCAAGCACACGGTCCAGGGCACCGACGATCCGGCAAACCGCAAGCCCTTCACCTATTTCGACAAGGGCAGCATGGCCACCATCTCCCGGTTCAGCGCCGTCGCCCAGGTCGGCAAGCTGGAGTTCGGCGGCTTCATCGCCTGGCTGGCGTGGCTGGGACTGCACCTGCTTTACCTGGTCGGCTTCAAGAACCGGTTCACCACGGTGGTCGCCTGGTTCATCACGTTCCTGGGTGACGGCCGCAGTCAGATGGCCATCACCAACCAGATGATGTACGCCCGGGTGGTGACCAACTGGGTGGAATCCCAGACGCAGGAACCGGCGACGCAGGCCGCAAATCCGCCGGTCGAACAGCGGGCCGGTTAG
- a CDS encoding haloalkane dehalogenase: MKILRTPDSRFDGLPDWPFTPHYTEISDADTGQVLRVASVDEGPRDGRTVLLLHGEPSWSYLYRHVVPTLVSAGLRVVAPDLIGFGRSDKPADRHDYTYERHVAWLSDWFTTVNLQDVTLFCQDWGGLLGLRLVAAFPERFAGVVVANTGLPVGTPLSESFMQWLAFSQSTADLPIGQIVAGGTDRELTPAEVAAYDAPFPDASYKAGACAFPTLVPITPQHGSVAENKAAWEVLTQFNKRVVTAFSDNDPITRGGDTIFQDLIPGAKGQPHVTLKGAHFLQEDCPEEIAAVIEGVVRGRG, encoded by the coding sequence ATGAAAATTCTGCGCACCCCTGATAGTCGCTTCGACGGTCTGCCGGACTGGCCCTTCACGCCGCATTACACCGAAATCTCCGATGCGGACACCGGGCAAGTCCTGCGGGTGGCCTCTGTTGACGAGGGTCCTCGCGATGGCCGCACAGTGTTGCTGCTACACGGTGAGCCGAGCTGGTCTTATCTCTACCGGCATGTCGTGCCTACGCTCGTCTCGGCGGGCCTCCGCGTTGTCGCTCCCGACCTCATCGGCTTCGGTCGTTCCGACAAGCCGGCCGACCGGCACGACTACACCTACGAGCGCCATGTCGCGTGGCTCAGCGATTGGTTCACGACAGTGAACCTGCAGGATGTGACGTTGTTCTGCCAGGACTGGGGTGGACTGCTGGGCTTGCGACTCGTGGCTGCTTTCCCCGAACGCTTCGCCGGCGTTGTCGTCGCCAACACCGGGCTGCCGGTGGGAACGCCACTGTCCGAGAGTTTCATGCAGTGGCTGGCCTTCAGCCAAAGCACGGCCGACCTGCCCATCGGCCAGATTGTTGCCGGCGGGACCGATCGGGAACTGACTCCGGCCGAGGTGGCGGCCTACGACGCGCCATTTCCTGACGCAAGCTATAAAGCAGGCGCGTGTGCGTTTCCTACGCTCGTTCCGATCACACCCCAACACGGCTCCGTGGCAGAAAACAAGGCCGCGTGGGAAGTGCTGACTCAATTCAATAAGCGGGTCGTTACTGCGTTCAGTGACAACGATCCGATCACCCGGGGTGGGGACACAATTTTCCAGGACTTGATTCCCGGCGCCAAAGGCCAACCTCACGTCACGCTCAAAGGTGCGCATTTTCTGCAGGAAGACTGCCCCGAGGAGATCGCCGCCGTCATCGAGGGTGTCGTTCGCGGCCGAGGTTGA
- a CDS encoding MBL fold metallo-hydrolase has product MGPAPALVQVTDNVHLAHGAAVNWTLVTDDTGVLLIDAGYPGDREDVLASLRALGFDPDDVRAILLTHAHIDHLGSAIWFAGEHGTPVYCHADEVGHAKREYLEQVSILDLALRIWRPRWAVWTAHVVRSGGLIRDGIPTTQPLTPEIAAALPGHPRPVFSPGHTNGHCSYLVDGVLASGDALITGHPLIRQDGPQLLPAIFSHSQQNCIRTLSALALLETEILAPGHGPLWRGPIREATDAALRKAGAL; this is encoded by the coding sequence ATGGGACCGGCACCAGCGCTTGTTCAAGTAACCGACAACGTGCACCTCGCTCACGGTGCGGCCGTCAACTGGACATTGGTCACCGACGACACCGGCGTGCTGTTGATCGACGCCGGCTATCCCGGTGACCGCGAGGACGTGCTGGCGTCGCTGCGCGCGCTGGGCTTCGACCCCGACGACGTGCGTGCCATCCTGCTGACACACGCCCACATCGACCACCTGGGCTCGGCGATCTGGTTCGCCGGCGAGCACGGCACCCCCGTCTACTGCCACGCCGATGAGGTCGGCCACGCCAAGCGCGAGTACCTGGAACAGGTGTCGATCCTCGATCTCGCGCTGCGCATCTGGCGGCCACGGTGGGCGGTGTGGACCGCCCACGTGGTGCGCAGCGGCGGCCTGATCCGCGACGGCATCCCGACCACGCAGCCGCTGACGCCCGAAATCGCCGCGGCCCTGCCGGGCCATCCGCGGCCCGTCTTCAGCCCCGGCCACACGAACGGGCACTGCTCCTACCTGGTCGACGGCGTGCTGGCCAGCGGCGACGCGCTGATCACCGGGCACCCGCTGATACGGCAGGACGGGCCGCAGCTGCTTCCGGCGATCTTCAGCCACAGCCAGCAGAACTGCATCCGGACCCTGTCGGCGCTGGCTCTGCTGGAGACCGAGATCCTGGCGCCGGGTCACGGACCGCTGTGGCGCGGACCGATCCGGGAGGCGACGGACGCCGCGTTGCGGAAGGCGGGTGCACTGTGA
- a CDS encoding DUF4189 domain-containing protein, translating to MKSVGTAALVGALVAAGSAAPAARADISLYCRPGCWGAIATSQSTGQISLRLNYTAQQRAEDAALMWCDILGQTNDCQVAISGLGCLSIAESSDGKLAGRQAFTQDAADAAALDSAGPGSKIDLNGCSGW from the coding sequence ATGAAAAGCGTTGGGACGGCGGCGTTGGTCGGCGCGCTGGTCGCGGCGGGCTCGGCGGCGCCGGCCGCCCGCGCCGACATCTCGTTGTACTGCAGACCGGGGTGCTGGGGTGCGATCGCGACGTCGCAGTCGACCGGACAAATCTCGCTGCGGCTCAACTACACGGCTCAGCAGCGGGCCGAGGACGCCGCCCTGATGTGGTGCGACATCCTGGGCCAAACGAACGACTGCCAGGTGGCCATATCGGGGCTGGGCTGCCTGTCCATCGCGGAGAGCAGCGACGGGAAGCTCGCGGGGCGCCAGGCGTTCACCCAGGACGCCGCCGACGCCGCGGCGTTGGACAGCGCGGGCCCCGGGTCGAAGATCGACCTCAACGGGTGCAGCGGCTGGTGA
- a CDS encoding acyl-CoA dehydrogenase family protein, whose protein sequence is MSTQSPPAFDRDDPLGLDASLSSDEIAVRDTTREFCAEHVLPHIAEWFEIGDLPVRELAKGFGQLGLLGMHLHGYGCGGASAVHYGLACVELEAADSGIRSMVSVQGSLAMFAIWNFGSEEQKQQWLPGMAAGELLGCFGLTEPDVGSDPAAMKTRARQDGSDWILNGRKLWITNGSVADVAVVWAATDDGIRGFVVPTKTPGFTANTIHHKLSLRASITSELVLDDVRLPADALLPDAKGLRGPLSCLSEARYGIIWGSMGAARSAWRAALDYANQRTQFGRPIAGFQLTQAKLADMAIELHKGQLLSLHLGRLKDSVGLRPEQVSFGKLNNTREAIKICRTARTILGGNGISLEYPVIRHMVNLESVLTYEGTPEMHQLVLGQAFTGSDAFR, encoded by the coding sequence ATGAGCACACAATCGCCACCCGCCTTCGACCGCGACGACCCGCTGGGCCTGGACGCATCGCTGTCCAGCGACGAGATCGCGGTGCGCGACACCACCAGAGAGTTCTGCGCCGAGCACGTGCTCCCCCACATCGCCGAGTGGTTCGAGATCGGCGACCTGCCGGTCCGCGAACTCGCCAAGGGTTTCGGCCAGCTCGGCCTGCTCGGCATGCACCTGCACGGCTACGGGTGCGGCGGGGCGTCGGCGGTGCACTACGGCCTGGCCTGCGTCGAGCTCGAGGCCGCCGACTCCGGCATCCGGTCGATGGTGTCGGTGCAAGGCTCGCTGGCGATGTTCGCGATCTGGAACTTCGGGTCCGAGGAGCAGAAGCAGCAATGGCTGCCCGGGATGGCCGCTGGCGAACTGCTCGGCTGTTTCGGGCTCACCGAGCCCGATGTCGGATCCGATCCGGCAGCAATGAAAACCCGTGCGCGACAGGATGGTTCGGACTGGATCCTGAACGGCCGCAAGCTGTGGATCACCAACGGCTCGGTCGCCGACGTCGCGGTGGTGTGGGCGGCCACCGACGACGGCATCCGCGGGTTCGTCGTCCCCACCAAAACGCCGGGCTTCACCGCTAACACCATTCACCACAAGCTGTCGTTGCGGGCGTCGATCACCAGTGAGCTGGTGCTCGATGACGTGCGGTTGCCGGCCGACGCGCTGCTGCCCGACGCGAAGGGGCTGCGCGGGCCACTGTCGTGTCTGTCCGAGGCGCGCTACGGCATCATCTGGGGATCGATGGGCGCAGCCCGGTCCGCGTGGCGGGCCGCCCTCGACTACGCCAACCAGCGCACCCAGTTCGGCCGTCCCATCGCCGGATTCCAGCTGACACAGGCCAAACTCGCCGACATGGCCATCGAGTTACACAAGGGACAGTTGCTGTCGCTGCACCTCGGCCGCCTCAAGGACAGCGTCGGGCTGCGTCCCGAACAGGTCAGCTTCGGCAAGCTCAACAACACCCGGGAGGCGATTAAAATCTGCCGCACCGCCCGAACAATATTGGGCGGCAACGGGATATCGTTGGAGTACCCGGTCATCCGGCACATGGTCAACCTGGAGTCGGTGCTGACCTACGAGGGGACGCCCGAGATGCACCAGTTGGTGCTCGGCCAGGCCTTCACGGGTAGCGACGCCTTCCGCTGA
- a CDS encoding LLM class flavin-dependent oxidoreductase, with translation MSGQLHLGVALDGFGWDPQAWRATLAATPGASALSGRYWAGLAATAERGLLDFLTIDDSLMPQPGRGERIDPKRLTGRGDAVLVAARIAPATRHIGLIPVATVTHTEPFHISKAVATLDFVSHGRAGWQPRVSSTAHEAALFGRRTVPLDGLFEEAVDYVEVVRRLWDSWEDDAIIRDAATGRYVDIDKLHHIDFAGKYFSVKGPSITPRPPQGQPVVAALAHLGPVYEFAAASTDLVFITPKDEASLRGILAEVAAAGGAKLKVYADVVVSFGGPGDPRSDALNFTGSPTELVELLLAWQRLGIDGARLRPAVNAADLPVIVDQVVPMLQRAGRFRTGYVHGETLRERLGLPVALNRYTAAAR, from the coding sequence ATGAGCGGTCAGCTGCATCTGGGCGTCGCGCTGGACGGGTTCGGTTGGGACCCGCAGGCGTGGCGGGCTACCCTGGCCGCCACCCCCGGCGCTTCGGCGCTCAGCGGCCGGTATTGGGCCGGCCTCGCGGCCACCGCCGAGCGCGGGCTGCTCGACTTCCTGACCATCGACGACTCGCTGATGCCGCAGCCCGGCCGCGGCGAACGCATCGACCCGAAACGGTTGACCGGCCGCGGCGACGCCGTGCTGGTCGCGGCGCGAATCGCACCGGCGACGCGGCACATCGGGCTGATCCCGGTCGCGACGGTGACGCACACCGAGCCCTTTCACATCTCCAAAGCCGTTGCCACGCTTGACTTTGTCTCACACGGCCGGGCGGGCTGGCAGCCGCGGGTGAGCTCCACCGCGCACGAGGCGGCGCTGTTCGGCCGCCGGACTGTCCCGCTGGACGGTCTGTTCGAGGAGGCGGTGGACTACGTCGAGGTGGTGCGCCGGCTGTGGGACAGCTGGGAGGACGACGCGATCATCCGGGACGCGGCGACCGGCCGCTACGTCGACATCGACAAGCTGCACCACATCGACTTCGCCGGAAAGTACTTCTCGGTCAAGGGCCCGTCGATCACGCCCCGCCCGCCGCAGGGTCAACCCGTGGTGGCCGCCCTGGCCCACCTCGGCCCGGTGTATGAATTCGCGGCCGCCAGCACCGATCTCGTGTTCATCACACCCAAGGACGAGGCGTCCCTGCGCGGCATCCTGGCTGAGGTGGCCGCCGCCGGCGGTGCAAAGCTGAAGGTCTATGCCGACGTGGTGGTGTCGTTCGGCGGCCCGGGTGATCCCCGGTCCGACGCCCTCAACTTCACCGGCAGCCCAACGGAATTGGTGGAGCTGCTGCTGGCGTGGCAGCGCCTGGGCATCGACGGCGCCCGACTGCGCCCGGCCGTCAACGCCGCCGATCTGCCGGTGATCGTCGATCAGGTGGTGCCGATGCTGCAGCGGGCCGGGCGGTTTCGCACCGGCTACGTCCACGGCGAGACGCTGCGCGAGCGGCTCGGCCTGCCGGTGGCACTCAACCGATACACGGCGGCCGCGCGATGA
- a CDS encoding TetR/AcrR family transcriptional regulator, producing the protein MSAHPDAPTAESDGRRARRERGRQAVVDAAFALILEGTAPPSVQDVAERAGVSVSTVFRNFDGLADLQRQALGQFQSRYSHFVSARPAPGADLESRIGFFVRTRVGLYERAGKLLMLARGRALDHETMAQAVAYNRAALAAQTRECFWTEITGRSEADTSHLWSLLDSLTSPEAFEVMTRTHGRSPRQISRSWRSALRVLLAA; encoded by the coding sequence GTGAGCGCGCACCCCGATGCCCCGACTGCGGAATCCGACGGAAGGCGGGCCCGCCGGGAGCGCGGCCGACAGGCGGTGGTCGACGCGGCGTTCGCGCTGATCCTGGAAGGCACGGCCCCACCGTCGGTCCAGGACGTGGCCGAGCGGGCCGGCGTGTCAGTCTCGACGGTGTTCCGAAATTTCGACGGCCTGGCCGACCTTCAGCGCCAGGCTCTGGGTCAGTTCCAATCCCGTTACTCGCATTTCGTCTCCGCCAGGCCGGCGCCGGGCGCAGACCTCGAATCACGAATCGGGTTCTTCGTCCGCACTCGGGTCGGGTTGTACGAGCGCGCCGGGAAGTTGTTGATGCTGGCTCGCGGCCGCGCACTCGACCACGAAACGATGGCCCAAGCGGTCGCGTACAACCGTGCCGCGCTGGCGGCGCAGACCCGCGAGTGCTTCTGGACCGAAATCACCGGGCGCAGCGAGGCCGACACCTCACACCTGTGGTCCCTGCTGGACTCGCTAACCTCCCCCGAGGCGTTCGAGGTGATGACCAGGACCCATGGCCGTTCTCCCCGACAGATCAGCCGATCGTGGCGGTCGGCGCTGCGGGTGTTGCTCGCGGCTTGA
- a CDS encoding YnfA family protein: MTVAKSIALFALAALFEIGGAWLVWQGVREHRGWAWVGWGVVALGAYGFVATLQPSFGSGAHFGRILAAYGGIFVAGSLLWGMGFDGFRPDRWDVAGALICLLGVAVLMYAPRTR, from the coding sequence GTGACGGTCGCCAAGTCGATCGCGTTGTTCGCGCTGGCGGCGCTATTCGAGATCGGCGGCGCTTGGCTGGTGTGGCAGGGCGTGCGCGAACACCGCGGCTGGGCGTGGGTGGGCTGGGGCGTGGTGGCGCTGGGCGCCTACGGCTTTGTCGCCACCCTGCAGCCCTCGTTTGGCTCTGGGGCCCACTTCGGCCGCATCCTGGCCGCGTACGGCGGCATCTTCGTGGCCGGTTCGCTGTTGTGGGGCATGGGTTTTGACGGGTTCCGTCCCGACCGCTGGGATGTCGCCGGCGCACTGATCTGCCTGCTCGGCGTGGCCGTCCTCATGTATGCGCCGCGAACTCGCTGA
- a CDS encoding GNAT family N-acetyltransferase yields the protein MVADIQLRFIPAALDDAVAQPLLAELAVEYATRYERPVPMVSAWLRDSPTDEFAPPGGGMLIGLLDGQPVTGGGFRRLDAQTAELKRIWTDSAHRRRGYASALLAELETEIANRGYRRVYLMTGDRQPEAEELYRATGYTRLPGPLPSEGPVFPIAFEKWLA from the coding sequence ATGGTGGCCGACATTCAGCTCAGATTCATCCCGGCCGCGCTGGACGACGCGGTGGCGCAGCCGCTGCTGGCGGAGTTGGCGGTCGAGTACGCGACGCGATACGAGCGCCCCGTCCCGATGGTGTCGGCGTGGTTGCGGGACAGTCCGACCGACGAATTCGCGCCGCCCGGCGGCGGCATGCTGATCGGCCTGCTGGACGGCCAGCCGGTCACCGGCGGCGGATTTCGCCGCCTCGACGCGCAGACCGCCGAACTGAAGCGGATCTGGACCGACAGCGCGCACCGCCGCCGCGGATACGCCTCGGCGCTGCTGGCCGAGCTGGAAACCGAGATCGCGAACCGCGGGTACCGCAGGGTCTATCTGATGACCGGCGATCGTCAGCCAGAGGCCGAGGAGCTGTACCGGGCCACCGGATACACCCGGCTGCCGGGGCCGCTGCCGTCCGAGGGGCCGGTCTTTCCGATCGCCTTCGAGAAGTGGCTCGCATGA
- a CDS encoding LLM class flavin-dependent oxidoreductase → MNVPLSILDLAPISAGSDATTALRNTIDLARHAEAWGFRRYWVAEHHFVGVASSAPAVLIGQIAAATNRIRVGAAAVQLGYTTAVAVVESFGMLEAFHPGRIDLGVGRSGQRRAEERKPKKPREPRPPRVWHEVDGVVVPTPFDLRGLLDLEQLQATMGLLQQPEAVSPDFADQVEEILAFLDGTYHVGEFDVHAVPGERSGLLPWVFGSTRGQSARVAGARGLPFVASYHITPATALEAIAAYRETFVPSVVLPEPYVVVSADIVVADDSATARRLAAGYGHWVYSIRTGVGAMPYPDPDDCPPLTDEQRDVVKDRLATQFVGTPDEVAERLQALQRHTGADELVITSVTHRHEDRLRSHQLIAERWGLNS, encoded by the coding sequence ATGAACGTCCCCCTGTCGATTTTGGACCTGGCGCCGATCAGCGCGGGCAGCGACGCCACGACGGCGCTGCGCAACACCATCGACCTGGCCCGGCATGCCGAAGCGTGGGGTTTTCGCCGCTATTGGGTCGCCGAGCATCACTTCGTCGGCGTGGCCAGTTCGGCACCGGCCGTGCTGATCGGGCAAATTGCGGCCGCTACCAACAGGATTCGGGTCGGTGCCGCGGCGGTGCAATTGGGCTACACTACCGCCGTCGCGGTGGTCGAGAGTTTCGGCATGCTGGAAGCCTTCCACCCCGGACGCATCGACCTGGGTGTCGGCCGGTCCGGGCAACGCCGCGCCGAGGAACGCAAACCGAAGAAGCCACGCGAACCGCGGCCGCCGCGGGTGTGGCACGAGGTGGACGGCGTCGTCGTCCCCACTCCCTTCGATCTGCGCGGGCTGCTCGACCTCGAACAATTGCAGGCCACTATGGGGCTGCTGCAGCAACCGGAGGCGGTGTCGCCGGATTTCGCCGACCAGGTCGAGGAAATCCTCGCCTTCCTCGACGGCACCTACCATGTCGGCGAGTTCGACGTGCACGCGGTGCCCGGCGAGCGAAGCGGGTTGCTGCCGTGGGTCTTCGGCAGCACCCGGGGGCAGAGCGCGCGGGTCGCCGGGGCGCGGGGACTGCCATTCGTCGCGAGCTATCACATCACGCCGGCGACGGCGCTGGAGGCGATCGCGGCCTACCGCGAGACGTTCGTGCCGTCGGTGGTGTTGCCCGAGCCCTACGTGGTGGTCTCGGCCGACATCGTCGTCGCCGACGACAGTGCGACCGCCCGGCGCCTGGCCGCCGGATACGGCCACTGGGTGTATTCCATCCGGACTGGCGTCGGCGCCATGCCCTACCCCGACCCCGACGACTGCCCGCCGCTGACCGACGAGCAGCGCGACGTCGTCAAGGACCGGCTGGCAACGCAATTCGTGGGCACGCCGGACGAGGTCGCCGAACGTTTGCAGGCGCTGCAGCGGCACACCGGCGCCGACGAACTCGTCATCACCTCGGTGACGCATCGGCACGAGGACCGGCTGCGCTCGCACCAGCTGATCGCCGAGCGTTGGGGGCTGAATTCATGA
- a CDS encoding DUF3054 domain-containing protein, with protein sequence MQRLAWLAYFTADVVGVVVFCAVGRRSHAEGLTIAGVATTAWPFLTGTVVGWLASRGWRRPTAVAPTGLIVWLCTVVIGMVLRKLSSAGVAASFVVVAASVTAVMLLGWRAALRLALRRRAGV encoded by the coding sequence ATGCAGCGGCTGGCATGGCTGGCGTACTTCACCGCAGACGTCGTTGGCGTCGTGGTGTTTTGCGCGGTGGGGCGGCGCAGTCACGCCGAGGGCCTCACGATCGCCGGCGTCGCCACCACGGCCTGGCCGTTTCTCACCGGAACCGTCGTCGGGTGGCTGGCGTCCCGCGGCTGGCGGCGGCCCACCGCGGTGGCGCCGACCGGGCTGATCGTCTGGCTGTGCACCGTCGTGATCGGCATGGTGCTGCGCAAACTCAGTTCGGCGGGCGTGGCGGCCAGTTTCGTGGTCGTGGCGGCCTCGGTCACCGCCGTGATGTTGCTCGGCTGGCGAGCGGCGCTGCGGCTCGCCCTGCGGCGTCGCGCCGGCGTCTGA
- a CDS encoding NtaA/DmoA family FMN-dependent monooxygenase (This protein belongs to a clade of FMN-dependent monooxygenases, within a broader family of flavin-dependent oxidoreductases, the luciferase-like monooxygenase (LMM) family, some of whose members use coenzyme F420 rather than FMN.): MSRKPIHLAVHFPGVNNTTVWADPGAGSQIEFDSFVHLARTAERGLFDFFFLAEGLRLREHRGRIHDLDVVGRPDTFSVLAALAGVTERIGLTGTINTTFNEPFEVARQFATLDQLSGGRAGWNVVTSSDAFTGANFRRGGFLAHSERYQRAEEFVTVARQFWDSWQPGAVLGDVAAGVYVDPDRIRAVEHSGPQFDVRGFGTLPVGPQGHPILLQAGDSDEGRAFGARYADALFTLHGSLQDGQRYYADVKGRAAAAGRDPNQLKVFPAATFVLGDTDAEAQDRARHIRHQQVSGATAIAVLEQVWGRELGDFDPDCPLPDFDPVVDSDITQGRVRHVDPVAVAGKWRERALAEKLSIRKLIIAVTTREQFVGTASRIADEIDRYIQADACDGFILVPHLTPHGLDEFVDRVVPLLQERGAYRSEYTGETLRDQLGLSEFAAHT, encoded by the coding sequence ATGAGCCGCAAACCGATTCACCTCGCCGTCCACTTCCCGGGCGTCAACAACACCACGGTGTGGGCCGACCCCGGCGCGGGCAGCCAGATCGAATTCGACTCCTTCGTCCACCTCGCCCGCACCGCTGAGCGGGGACTGTTCGACTTCTTCTTCCTGGCTGAAGGACTGCGGCTACGCGAGCACCGCGGCCGGATCCACGATCTGGACGTGGTGGGGCGCCCGGACACCTTCTCCGTGCTGGCGGCCTTGGCCGGCGTCACCGAGCGGATCGGGCTGACCGGGACGATCAACACCACCTTCAACGAGCCCTTCGAAGTGGCAAGGCAATTCGCGACCCTCGACCAGCTGTCGGGTGGGCGCGCCGGCTGGAACGTTGTCACCTCGTCCGACGCCTTCACCGGCGCCAACTTCCGCCGCGGTGGCTTCCTGGCACATTCCGAGCGGTACCAGCGCGCCGAGGAGTTCGTCACCGTCGCGCGCCAATTCTGGGACAGCTGGCAACCCGGCGCCGTACTGGGCGACGTGGCGGCCGGCGTCTATGTGGACCCCGACCGGATCCGCGCGGTCGAGCACTCCGGTCCCCAATTCGACGTGCGCGGGTTCGGGACGCTTCCGGTGGGGCCGCAGGGGCATCCGATCCTGTTGCAGGCGGGCGACTCCGACGAAGGCCGGGCGTTCGGCGCCCGCTACGCCGACGCGCTGTTCACCCTGCACGGCTCGCTGCAGGACGGCCAGCGCTACTACGCCGACGTTAAGGGCCGGGCGGCGGCGGCCGGTCGAGACCCCAATCAGCTCAAGGTGTTTCCGGCCGCGACCTTCGTCCTCGGCGACACCGACGCCGAGGCGCAGGACAGGGCGCGCCACATCCGCCACCAGCAGGTCAGCGGCGCGACGGCGATTGCGGTGCTCGAGCAGGTGTGGGGTCGCGAGCTCGGCGACTTCGATCCGGATTGCCCGCTGCCCGACTTCGATCCCGTCGTGGACAGCGACATCACCCAGGGGCGGGTGCGCCACGTCGATCCCGTCGCGGTTGCCGGCAAGTGGCGCGAACGCGCTTTGGCCGAAAAGCTGTCGATTCGTAAGCTGATCATCGCTGTCACCACCCGCGAGCAGTTCGTCGGCACTGCCAGCCGGATCGCCGACGAGATCGACCGCTACATCCAGGCCGACGCCTGCGACGGGTTCATCCTGGTGCCGCACTTGACGCCGCACGGTCTCGACGAGTTCGTCGACCGGGTGGTCCCGCTGCTACAGGAGCGCGGCGCCTACCGCAGCGAGTACACCGGCGAAACGCTGCGAGATCAGCTGGGGCTCAGCGAGTTCGCGGCGCATACATGA